Part of the Nycticebus coucang isolate mNycCou1 chromosome 22, mNycCou1.pri, whole genome shotgun sequence genome, CACAGATACTCCCTCCTATTTAAGGTACTTTGGGGCCCTTGTTTTTCTGGACACTGTGGACTcctgattttcttgctttttttggttgctgctACTTGGCAAATTTCTCATTCTTTGCTCACTGCTTAATAATGGTTGTTCCTGGGTCCTCTATGGTCTATTCCAGGAGAGTCTCATTGTTCCCATCCCTTCAGTGTCCAGCTTATCAGAGGCTGCTCTTTTTGAACCTAAGCCTctttcccacccccactcctccTGCTGGATGCCACACCCCATGGGAAACATGTCTCACACCTGCCCTCTTTCCCATGTTCCCCAGCCTGGCCATTTCCCAGTTTTCTGAACTCAGAGTCTGGGTTTGGTTCTAGACTCCCCCCCTCAATCTCCTTTTTCATATTCAAATAGCTATGACAACCTGTACTCTCTAGGATATACCTAAAATTCCACTGCTTCTGTTcatttccaccaccaccacctggtCTGAGGCTCCATCACCTTTTACCTCCTGACTTGTCTCCCTGTTGCCATTCTCAATCCCCTATGTGATTTGTTCCCACAGGGCAGCTTGGGTTATCTTTCCAAAACATAAGCATTGAGcccagcaaggtggctcatacctgtaatcctagcactttgggaggctgagacaggagcctccttgaggccaggagttcaatactAGTGTTGAGCAAaatagtgagaacttgtctctacaaaaaaagaaacaaattagccttgtggtggcacacacctgtagtcccagctactcaagagccggagacaggaagatcgcttgagcccaggaatttgaggttgcagtgagctatgatgatgccactgtactccagcccaagcaacagagtaagaccctgtctcaaaacaaaaacaaaaacaacatgagCAGTTCCCCTGCACAGTGTTTCAGCACAGTGTTTACTTATGACATATACCACTCCCAGAGCTGGGGACATTCTTCAACATCATGTCTTTGCCTGAGTAATTGCTTCTCATCCTTTACTTCAAGCATCAGTTCCTATGGGAGCCATTCCTGACCTCTCCCCACCATGCAGGTAGCTCTGCTATTCCTTCTCATGACACCAGGGTCTCTCCTCTATGGACTTAGCAAGCAGCCATCTCTAGCTAGTCTAACTGAGGACTCCTGAACCCTCCTCCTATTCTAGGTCTTGGGGATGTCAAGATAGCATAGTCCATCCCCTGCCCCCAGTTAATCTGAAGTGTAATGGAGAAGTCAGGCATTAAATATGGATAAAGgaacaggcggtgcctgtggctcaaggagtagggcgctgcccccatatacctgaggtggcaggttcaaaaccggcccctgccaaaaactgcaaaaaaaaaaaaaaaaagataaaggaacaGATACATTCACAGAAAGGAGCACAGTGGTACCAGCAGGTGCtgtgggaggggatggagggatggTCAGGGTGGAGATCTGAGGGGCTACTGGGTTCAGGAGGGAAgatattccaggcagaaggaacactGTGCTTCAGGTTTCCAAGAATACTTTGTGAGGAGCTGAGAGAGGTCCAATGTGGCTGGATAAGTGGTGTGAAGAAGCCATTGAcgagatttatttcttattattgttgtttttcagatggagtctcacttgttgctcaggctagcttcaaactcctggcctgaagtaatcctctcactgtggcctcccaaagagctgattacaggagtgagccactatacctggcatTGAGATTTAAGTGAGAAAGTGGCACAGCTGGGTTTGTGgtctttataaaataattctgggctcggcacctgtggctcaagtggctggagcgccagccacatacaccagagctggtgagtttgaatccagtctgggcctgccaaacaacaatgacggctgcaaccaaaaaatagccaggcattgtggcgggtgcctgtagtcctagctacttgggaggtggaggcaggcgaatcacttgagcctgggcgttggaggttgctgtgagctgtgatgccaccgcactctacccagggtgacagcttgaggctctgtctcaaaaaaaaaaaaaataattctggatTGGGGGAAtcaagagaggaaggaagcatGGATACCCCAAATGGGGCtactgggattttccagataaaTAGTGATGGGTGGTGACAATGGAATCGAGGCAGGATGAACTGTGGTTgcctgggaagagggagggatcGAGATTCACCCTGGTCCTCtcagggtgggtggggagagagtAGTGGGGGCTGGGCCACCCATACCCTGTAGCATCCAGCCCCTGTTCTACTGGTGTCAGGTTGTTGGGTGTCTTTCTATGGTTCTTCATCCATCCTCTTTTTCAGGGGGGCAGATGAAGGCCCTAAAGGCAGAAGGCTACTAAGTAGGCCTAAGACAAgccagaggggaggagaaagaggaagttgGGTCAGAGTCCGGATATGATGAGGTTTCAGGGAAAGTGATATTGGAGTTTCCTTAGAGCCTGGAAATTCCACTGACTCTGGCTCCACCCCTGAGACTCCCAAATCCTGAGATACTCACACACTGGAGCCCAGTTCTTGACAGTCCCAGGGGCCCTTTAGGGTCTGTGAGTCTATATCTGAAGGGCCAGAGTCCCCTGACAAGTCTTAAGATGCTAAGCAGGACACTCGACAGTCCCTAACATCGATGTGTGCTTCCCAGAAGCAGGTCCCAGTTCCTGTAACATGTATGATCCCATGTAATTCTCGTGTAATAAGGCACAGAGACTATTTCTCCTCAGTGCACCTATGAGACTTCAAAGGGTTAAGGCACTTGCTCAAATTCACACAGCTAGGATGCAGCAGAGTGAGGATTTGAACCAAGGTTTGACTGACATCAGAGTCTGTGCTTTTAACTCCTGTGCTATATTAAGCCTGGAGACCCCCTGGTTGATTGGcccaggaagggaaggaggcttTGTGGGGAATCTGCAGTTGGGGTGGCTGTCCCCCCCTCACATCAAGCAATGGGAAAGGGTAGTGCTGACGTCAATTATTACCATGGCGATACAGCAACCCTTTCTCTGCCATCTCCATGGCAACCTGGGGGGGTCCATCTGTACTTCGCCCCCTCCTTCTAAAAGGGGGTCCCTTAGGGAGGGATTGGCTAATAAGGTGTCTAAGAAAGAAGTCAGAGAAGGCAATGATTCAAACATCTCCCTTTGCCTTGCTCCTCCCCATTCCTCAGGCCCGGAGAATAAGGCTAGGACCTGTGCTGGGGTCTGGGGACAGCTTTGCCCTCTGGGATGAGGTCTTTAAAGACCTTTCCCACCTAGGGATTCCCCTAGAAATGCCCTCCCCTGCCAAGTTCTTAGGCTCCTGAGCAGAATTGCTATGAAGCTGGCAGTGAGAGGCAAGAGACTTTCCCTAGCCTCTTCTGAGGCTGGACATCTCCCAGtccctggggggaggggggagtagTATTTGCCTCTCTGGCTCTCTGCTGCCCCTTGAAGCCAAAGGTAGGAGTGGCAGCAGTAGCAGCCTCTCTTGTTTATCAAGTGCTGGCTTAGCCTGATGCTGTAagtgcaggctttttttttttttttgagacagagtcttgctatgttgccctcagtagagtgctgtagcatcacaactcacagtagcctcaaactcttgggcttaagtgattctcttgcctcagcctcccaagtagctgggactacaccgccggccacaacgcccagctatttttttgttgcagttgtttagctggccctggccaagtttgaacctgcccccctcggtgtatgtggttggcaccgtaaccactgtgcaacaggcactgagccagtaagCACAGGCTCTTACTGGAACCTTCAAGCAGGTGTCCTTAATACCATTTTGCAGATTTGAATCTGGGTTCTCAGAGATGCTAACTAGCTCAAGATTGCAGTTAGGGAATGGCAGAATCAGGACTTAAACTAAGGACTAGAGTTTAGGCTAGTGGCTTTTcctgggagaaagaggaagaagaaacaaagaactgtatggaaaggaatagaaatagcAGAGGGAAGTGACCAGAGTAAGGGCCTGTCATATTCCCTGTTGCCTACAGAGCAGTTTACCCCTTAGTCTGGTGCTTGGAGGTTTCTTTGATCCAGCTTCTCTTCTGCTAACCCATCCCTAGAGCTCCTGCAACCTTAGCTTAGCAAAGGTAAGGGATGTGTCAGAATCAGGCTTGGATTCTCAACACATAGCATGGCTGGGGTGAGTGTTGGTGAAAACTGATTAAATGGAATGAGAGGAGTGTGCTAGCATCGCCTATCCTTGGGGAGATGGGAGGTGGGTCTAGGCCCATCCTGTAAAATAGGAAGTTAAGAAACCAAAGTTTTTCAAGTGATTTCTTCCCCTATCTTTTTGTGGTCCCATCAGTCCTAAGGACAAACCAAGACTCAAGATCGCCCGGGTGGCTCCTAATTCCTACAAGGCCAGAGGTGCCCGGGGCCACCTGGGCAGGTGGCAGAAACTAATTTCCACTTTGGGGAATTAAATGGACCTAGTGTGGGTGGCCATTCGTTTTATTCTAtgttgtctgtctctctctccctccagtcCACGCTCCTGTGGGTTGCCAAAGGCCAGCACAGTAATGTGAATTTTTCGGGAGAACCAAGGAGAGGGTTAAGGAAGAAggacaagggcggcgcctgtggctcagtcggtaaggcgccggccccatataccgagggtgacgggttcaaacccagccccggccaaactgcaaccaaaaaatagccgggcgttgtggcgggcacctgtagtcccagctactcgggaggctaaggcaagagaatcgcttaagcccaggagttggaggttgctgtgagctgtgtgaggccacagcactctacccgagggccataaagtgagactctgtctctacaaaaaaaaaaaaaaaggaagaaggacaaAGGCAGGGTCCGAGGGGAAAAATCGCCTGGAAAGGGGTCATGACCAGCAAGAAATAGGGGAAGGGAGCTGGCGTCCAGCGAGAGTAAGGTGACCTGGAAGGGTGGGCCCCTGGGGTGGACCCAAGTGAGGAGGCAGCGGAAAGTAAAGCGTTATTGGATGGGGCAGAGCAGCTGGTGGGCCCGATCCGATACAGACACACACGGCCAGCCCGAAGTGGAAAGAACAGTTTATGCTGTGCTTTATTAAAATGTgcatcattcttttattttaaaatgtgcatcaTTGTCTCGTGCTCGGCGCGTGCGACCTCAGCGTGGTGGCCCGCGGCGGCCTTGTCCCCCGCCCGGCTCCGCGGAGCCGCCGTGCGCAGGCGCACTCAGGTGGCGCGGGCCCCGGGGCTCCGGCCCATGGCCAGGTAGACGTCGATGGGCACGTGCAGCAGCGTCAGACAGTGGCAGCCCGGGCAGCGACGAAGCGGCCTGGGGAAAGCCGGGCATGACGCGGGTCACTGAGGCGGGAACCCAGTCCATCCTGTTGGGGCGCACCCACGACTTCACGGGTGCGGGCGTGGATCTGGGGACCTTACTGTGGCGCTAGGGAGCCCTGGGGTTGAAAGTGGGACCGAGCGCGGGGCCGCGGGGAGGGGCGCCGGCCTCACCTGACCGGGTTGTGCTCTGTAGCTACAGGCTCCGGGCTGTCCTGGGACTCGGGGGCAGCGGCAAGGCCAGGGGAGTCTCCCGCCTCAATGGGGAATCTTCGACCCTGCGGGGGCTCCTGGGCACTCATGTCCAGGCCCCGGGGCTCTCTGCGCGGGGAGGAGCGGTCAGGCCGCTCTCAGGCCTCTGGGGCCCCGGTCCCCGCGTCCGCCCCCCTGGGTCGTTGCTCACCTGCCGGAGGCCGAGGCCGGTCCCAGGCTGGAAGCAGCTGCCCGAGCCCTGGCCGCGGGAGGACGCTCCGGTCCAGGCGGAGCCGGGCAGGTGTCTGCAGCGCATCCGGGCCCGGGCGTCGAGGGGGAGGGCTGCATTGTGACCCGGGCTGCGGCGCGGTGACCTCACAGAGCCCGTTCCTCCCGCCGGGGAAGTCCCCTGGCGCCCCAGACTGCCCGGACACTTAACACCGGCCGGAGCTGGGAGCTGGAGGTTCTTGGCATGGCCTCTCGAGACCGGGTGGGGGAGACCCCCAGCGGCCCCATGGAGGCGCGGGAGGTCAGGGCAACATGCCGAGAGGCATCTCCGCCCCACGCAGACACCCCGGAGCGCCCTCGAGGCGGGGTTGTGACTCGCTGTCgggcgcggcggcggcggtggtGACTTAACCTGTGCTgagtttggtggtggtggtggtgagggcaGGTAGGGGCACTGCCCATTTTGGCCAAGGGTCACACAGCATTTACATCACAATTGGACCAGAGTTTTAAAATGTCTGgtcctctcccttcccatcaCCCGCGGCTGTGTCCAGACGGAGAATGTTCTAGCGCTGGGGGCGGCTGCGGATGAAGTCTTTGGGGGGAAAAGAAGCAGGCCAAGGGCGATGGTGGAGTAGAGCTGCCTCGCAGAGGCAGCATGAGCTGAGAGGGTgataggaaggaaggaggcaCTAGACAGCATGGAGGACTTTCTGCTCTCCAATGGGTACCAGCTGGGCAAGACCATTGGGGAAGGGACCTACTCAAAAGTCAAAGAAGCATTTTCcaaaaaacaccaaagaaaaGTGGCAATTAAAATTATAGACAAGATTGGAGGGCCAGAAGGTGAGCTGGGGCCCCTTTAGAGGAAGGGAGGgctggctgaggtgggtgggtgctTCCTCCAGTCAGAAAGATCATTCCTTCCATTCCAGTCTGGAACCAAGGAAAGCCCCCGTATCTGGGGTCTGGGGTAGGTTACTGGGGAACACAGGGATGCTGAGAGTCCAGTATCACACCCTCCAAAACCCAATTAAAATGGTGCAAGGTGAAGAATCTGAGTTGACCAGCCAGAGGCCACAGCCAGTCCTGGCAGAGGGCAGGAGTTGGCCCCAAGGCTAGTAGAGATGGGCTACTAGCTACTAGAGATGGGCAGGCAGGGCTTAGAGAGCTGAAGGTcaggaggcaggggtgggaggaaATGGCTCACCATCCTGTGGGTCAGTCAGGCCTTCTGAGATTCAACAGCTTTGtctaaaagtcctcaaagaaccCTGGTATCTGTAGTCTCACAGATTGCTCAAAAATGGTCCCTCAGATTAGCAGGGAATAGTTGTCTTGAAAAATATGctaactagctgggtgtggtggctcatgtctgcaatcctagcaatctgggaggccaaggcaggaggatcacttgaggtcaggagttcaagaccagcttgagcaacaacCAGGGGTGTTGGTATgtacctgtagacccagccaattgggaggctgaggcaggaagattgcttgagcccaggagtttgaggttgctgtgagctaggccgaggccatggcactctagcccaggtgacaaagcaagactcagactcaaaaaacaaaaacaaaacaaaacaacaatctaactaggctgaggcaagaggatctcataagcccaagagtatgaggttgctgtgagctgtggcaccgtggtgacaaagtaagactcttgtctcaaaaacaaacaaacaaacagaaaaacccaaaaaaaccccCAGCTTACTACAAAAATCACAGAAGTGAACACTTTGCAATGTCCAAACAGCCAGACATACTTAAGACCATCAAAGAAGCCAAGAAACAAGACCCAGGCATGGTGGGCAGACAGAAGCTGAAAGGCAGGAGACAGTAGTAAGGAGTTATGGCTTTTGATCTTGATAGCTCATCTCTCCTCCCCTTGTTTCCTCAGAGTTTATCCAGAGATTCCTGCCTCGGGAGCTCCAGATCGTCCGCACCCTGGACCACAAAAACATCATCCAGGTGTATGAGATGCTGGAGTCTGCCGACGGTAAAATCTACCTGGTGATGGAGCTGGCTGAGGGAGGGGATGTCTTTGACTGCGTGCTGAATGGGGGGCCACTGCCTGAGAGCCGGGCCAAGGCCCTCTTCCGTCAGATGGTCGAAGCCATCCGCTACTGCCATGGCTGTGGTGTGGCCCACCGGGACCTCAAGTGTGAGAATGCCTTGTTGCAGGGCTTCAACCTGAAGCTGACTGACTTTGGCTTCGCCAAGGTGTTGCCCAAGTTACGCCGGGAGCTGAGTCAGACCTTTTGCGGCAGCACAGCCTATGCTGCCCCCGAGGTGCTGCAGGGCATTCCCCACGATAGCAAGAAGGGTGACGTCTGGAGCATGGGCGTGGTCCTCTATGTCATGCTCTGTGCCAGCCTACCTTTTGACGACACAGACATCCCCAAGATGCTGTGGCAGCAGCAGAAGGGGGTGTCCTTCCCTACTCATCTGGGCATCTCGGCCGAATGCCAGGACCTGCTCAAGAGGCTCCTGGAACCAGACATGATTCTCCGGCCTTCAATTGAAGAAGTTAGTTGGCATCCATGGCTAGCAAGCACTTCATAAAAGCAATGGCAAGTCCTCCCCAATAAAGCAAGGGGAGAAAGCAAACCCAAAAACCCGCTTCtaaaattgtgatatatatgtattttaagtttACTTATCCTAAAACTTAATTATACCCTCTCTGGACttactattttctctctttaaataTCTTCCTGGAACTAAAGGGTCTCATTCAGACTTCCCTTTTATTATGACTGACAAGTGATTTTCATACAGGTGTTTAACTAAAGTTAATTAAAATAGACCCCAGAATTCTATACACacagggggaggggaaaagaggaggggggaatggagagtaaaggagaaaaatgacCAAGAGCAGTTGGAACCACTGTTGCTGCAACTTCCTTTCCAAATAAAAGCAGAAGCACTGGGCAGAAATGGCTTCCTGGCTCCTTGCCTGAGAGAGAGGCCTGTTAGTGGCCCTGTCCCTTCTTCAACCCAAAGAGCAAACTCAATCTGGGATGAGGACAAGTGACTTCCTCTAGACCCAGGCTATCTCCCCACCCTGCCTTTGGCTCCAAGCGGGAAGCCACCCCTGCACGGCATGTGTGTCCTGCCCTGTCCCGGTGCAACTGCCATGGGGGAAAAACAGATCCCCGGACACCTTCCAGCTTCTGTTCAATCACTTTAATGCTGTTAACGGCAAGTCTGTAAAAGGTTCAGGGcaaagttcatttttcttttttaattataaaactaacAGCTGttagaatcttttttcttttttcctttttttcttttcttggctaCAAAATACTCTGGGGAAAtgcattataatttaaaatatataatattgcaCAAACAACAAAAGGTTAATTAAActaaagaaataattacaaagagaaaaaccccatcccatcaaaaaaaaaaaagaaaaaacaaagattcaGCATTCTCTCCATCCCACCTGCTCACTGAAGGTTTGAAGTGGAAGTGACCACCACTCTCTCTGCATCCCTGACCACAATCCCTTTAAATCACTGGTGAACACACCAGATTATGTACAAGAATCACCAGAGCAGCATCGTGAAGCACCAGGGTCTCCAGGGATTCCTGCAGCCCCTCATTCCCCCAGGAGAGGTGCAACTTTACCAGAGAGGAGGGTGAGAGCCACAGAGGCAGGGTCTGTCTTCAGGAAGAAGAGCTTTTGCAGAAGCCTGCTGAGCATCTCAAGAAGTCACTCCCAGCATATCCCTTCAAGATGCAGAAGGGTTGAGGCGGAAAAGCTGGGCTCACTGGAGTTGTAAGTACTCTGCTTTGATCACTGCTCTGTACGGCTGGTAGCTGGCTTGTGTCCTAAGCTACAGGGGAGTTGAGGTGGGTAGCTGGTTGGACAAGGTATCCATTGCCAGGCAACGCACACAAGGGCCTGAAGTGGTCCCCTCCCTTCTTGGGGAGGGGAAGAAATGCAAGAGCTGACTACTCTTGCAGGTGGCACAGCTGGGCTAAGGACTTGGGTGCATCTGACATGAACAAGCCTTAGGAAAGGCATGGGGATATACCAGCATGGGCTGGAGAAAATGAAGGAAGTGGGGTCATGGTTTGGTCTCTAGATTCTGAACCCCAAGGAATTTTTCCAGGAATGGAAAATGCCTGGGAGGGAGAAGAGTCTCAAGAGAGGCAAATTTCCCAGAGATGAGTGCCTTTTACCCACTGGGATAGGAACCAAAATATGTTCACTCCCCTCTAGCCAGGAGCAGGTGGCATGGCCATCACTGCCTGCTTACAGGTGGAAAGAGTGTggtgttgcctcagcttcctccaaGAGACTGGTGGTTTAGGTTCTGTCTACACAGGTGAAAGAGCTGGAGCTATCCCTTGGGACTTCCCAGCAAGGTCCCCAGGAACAGTGGGTATTCAGCAGAGAAATGTAGGCTCTTCTGGTGAAGGGGGTAGGTTTTCTCCCGCTTAGGTCATCCTGTGGTTGGCACAAGTCAGAATTCCTGGCTTGGATTTAGAGAGCCCCTTCTCATGTGTGAGCAAGGCCCAAAGGGCCAGCAGGAAGCCACCCATAATCTGTGCCCAGAGCTCTGGCTGGCAGAGGAGATTCGGGGAGAGTTCTCAGTCAGTGTCTTCCAGGGCCAAGCTGAGACGAGAAAGTGAGGTGGGAGGTTCTGTGGGTGGGGGAGCAGCTCACTCTGGCTCCCCTCATTCCCAGTCCTCCCACTCTACATCTTCCAGCTGCAGATGGGAGGGGATAAGAGCACAAATATACATTTACTCCTTTGAGTA contains:
- the FAM229A gene encoding protein FAM229A — protein: MQPSPSTPGPGCAADTCPAPPGPERPPAARARAAASSLGPASASGREPRGLDMSAQEPPQGRRFPIEAGDSPGLAAAPESQDSPEPVATEHNPVRPLRRCPGCHCLTLLHVPIDVYLAMGRSPGARAT
- the TSSK3 gene encoding testis-specific serine/threonine-protein kinase 3 yields the protein MEDFLLSNGYQLGKTIGEGTYSKVKEAFSKKHQRKVAIKIIDKIGGPEEFIQRFLPRELQIVRTLDHKNIIQVYEMLESADGKIYLVMELAEGGDVFDCVLNGGPLPESRAKALFRQMVEAIRYCHGCGVAHRDLKCENALLQGFNLKLTDFGFAKVLPKLRRELSQTFCGSTAYAAPEVLQGIPHDSKKGDVWSMGVVLYVMLCASLPFDDTDIPKMLWQQQKGVSFPTHLGISAECQDLLKRLLEPDMILRPSIEEVSWHPWLASTS